The following DNA comes from Deltaproteobacteria bacterium.
ACTTTTAACGCGAGTTGTTTTCCCCCTGTTTTGCCTGGCAAAACAGGGGGAAAACAACTCGTATTAAAAGTCTTTGAAGGGGGTCTGGGGGAAACTTTCTACAGAAAGTTTCCCCCAGGGTAATTAATCGAAGTCTCCTTATTGTGTTGAATTGTCCGTCTTTTTTGCTTATAGTATCGTATGGATTTCAGCGGCCGGGAGGCGGGCGGGGTTTGACGAATAGGCGGGAGAAGAAGACCATACTCATCTCCAACGACGACGGCATACGCTCGGAGGGGATAAGGGCCCTTGCGCGCGTCATGAAGAGGCTGGGCCGCGTATACGTCGTTGCCCCCGACCGCGAGAGGAGCGCCGCGAGCCACTCGCTCACCCTGCACCGCCCGCTCCGGGTAGAGCGCGTGGGCCCCTCCATGTACGCCGTCGACGGCACGCCCACCGACTGCATAACCCTTGCCGTGCACGGTCTGCTCAAGGACAAGAGGCCCGATCTCGTCGTCTCCGGCATCAACAAGGGCCCCAACCTCGGCGAGGACGTCTCCTATTCCGGCACCGTCTCGGCGGCCATGGAAGGGACGCTTCTGGGCGTTCCCTCCATCGCCGTCTCGCTCGCCGCGCGGGAGAGGTTCGACTTTTCGGCGGCCGCCGACTTCTCCGCCTCCGTGGCCGAGAAGGTCCTGGAGGGCGGCCTTCCGCCCGACACCCTCATCAACATCAACGTGCCCGCCGGCGACAAGGTGAAGGGAAGCCGCATAACAAGGCTCGGCAAGCGGGTCTACGGCGACGTCATAATAGAGAAGACCGACCCGCGCGGCAGGAAGTACTACTGGATAGGGGGGGACATGCTCCACTGGGAGGGAGGCGACGACACCGACTTCGCCGCCGTAACGGGCGGCTACGTCTCCATCACGCCGCTCCATCTCGACCTCACCAACTACGCCGCCATCGACGAGCTGCGCCGCCGCGGATTCTGAGGTTACGGTGATCAAGATACCTAAGAGAGACGGCTACGAGCGGGCAAGGCGCGCCATGGTGGAGACCCAGCTCGTCTCGCGCGGCATAGGCCAGCCCCGGGTGCTCGACGCCATGCGCACCGTGCCGCGCCACCTCTTCGTAGACGACGCCCTGGCCGACAGCGCCTACGGCGACTACCCCCTTCCCATAGGCGAGGGCCAGACCATCTCGCAGCCCTTCATGGTCGCCTTCATGACCGAGGCCCTGGAGCTCACGGGCCCGGAGAAGGTGCTGGAGGTCGGCACGGGCTCCGGCTACCAGACGGCCGTGCTCTCCATGCTCGCCGACCGCGTATTCTCCATCGAGCGCAAGCCGCGCCTTGCGCAGCGGGCCCGCCGCATACTCGACGAGCTCCAGTGCACCAACGTGGTCATCCGCATAGGCGACGGCACCCTCGGCCTGCCCGAAGAGGCGCCCTTCGACGCCATAATCGTCACCGCCGCCTCGCCCTCGATCCCTCCGGCCTACACCGAGCAGCTCGCCGAGGGCGGCAGGCTCGTGATCCCCGTGGGCGAGGAGTTCGTCCAGACGCTCATGCGCATACGAAAGGAGAACGGACGTCTCGTGGAAGAGGACCTCGGCGCATGCCGCTTCGTAAAACTCATCGGCCGATACGGCTGGAAGGGGAGGTAAAGTAGTATCGATGGAACCTTTCCGCAAGGGCGCGGCTCCTACAAGAACAGTGGCCCGGCCCTTCCGCCCCACAACTTTCTGAGGCGTCTCCATGCTGAAACGACTCTACGACTGGGTTCTCGGCTGGGCCCATACGCCCTACGGCACGTGGGCGCTCTTCATACTCGCCTTCACGGAGAGTTCCTTTTTTCCCATCCCGCCGGACGTGCTGCTCATCGCGCTGGCCATATCCATACCGGCCCGCGCCTTCCTCTACGCCGGGCTCTGCTCGCTGGGGTCGGTCACGGGCGGTCTCTTCGGCTACGCCATAGGTCTTTACTTCATGGAGGCCGTGGGCTACAATATAATCGACTTCTACGGCTTCCAGGACAAGTACGAACAGATACAGGCGCTCTACAGGGACTACGACGCCTGGGCCGTGGCCCTGGCGGGCTTCACGCCGCTGCCCTACAAGGTCTTCACCATCTCGGCCGGCGCCTTCGACATCGACTTCACCGTCTTCCTCATCGCCTCG
Coding sequences within:
- the surE gene encoding 5'/3'-nucleotidase SurE: MLISNDDGIRSEGIRALARVMKRLGRVYVVAPDRERSAASHSLTLHRPLRVERVGPSMYAVDGTPTDCITLAVHGLLKDKRPDLVVSGINKGPNLGEDVSYSGTVSAAMEGTLLGVPSIAVSLAARERFDFSAAADFSASVAEKVLEGGLPPDTLININVPAGDKVKGSRITRLGKRVYGDVIIEKTDPRGRKYYWIGGDMLHWEGGDDTDFAAVTGGYVSITPLHLDLTNYAAIDELRRRGF
- a CDS encoding protein-L-isoaspartate(D-aspartate) O-methyltransferase is translated as MVETQLVSRGIGQPRVLDAMRTVPRHLFVDDALADSAYGDYPLPIGEGQTISQPFMVAFMTEALELTGPEKVLEVGTGSGYQTAVLSMLADRVFSIERKPRLAQRARRILDELQCTNVVIRIGDGTLGLPEEAPFDAIIVTAASPSIPPAYTEQLAEGGRLVIPVGEEFVQTLMRIRKENGRLVEEDLGACRFVKLIGRYGWKGR
- a CDS encoding DedA family protein, producing the protein MLKRLYDWVLGWAHTPYGTWALFILAFTESSFFPIPPDVLLIALAISIPARAFLYAGLCSLGSVTGGLFGYAIGLYFMEAVGYNIIDFYGFQDKYEQIQALYRDYDAWAVALAGFTPLPYKVFTISAGAFDIDFTVFLIASALSRSARFFLVAAVIYRFGEPIRGFIERYFNLLTAAFAAALVAGFALVRLLAR